In Stomoxys calcitrans chromosome 2, idStoCalc2.1, whole genome shotgun sequence, the following proteins share a genomic window:
- the LOC131994729 gene encoding tigger transposable element-derived protein 1-like codes for MSQKREQILLEQKMDILKRYKPGEKAVEIGRSLGLPSTTVRSICTRDADKIKKFAECASLLQHKQVIKMRSSLMEKMESLLSVWIEDQNQRRMPLSQMVIQKKALSLFNDLKENYPLSSAEIFEEFEASRGWFDPFKNRANLHNIALKGEVASADNAAADKFKLELKAIIEEGYSAKQVFNAKSSPGYKVSKDRLTLLLGGNAADMEEINDVPSICKEQQEMLILKVWKKKT; via the coding sequence ATGAGTCAGAAAAGAGAGCAAATATTATTAGAGcaaaaaatggatattttaaaACGTTACAAACCGGGGGAAAAAGCTGTTGAGATTGGAAGAAGCCTTGGACTTCCCTCAACTACAGTGAGATCAATCTGTACCAGGGACgctgataaaattaaaaaatttgctgaatgTGCCTCACTATTGCAACATAAACAAGTCATAAAAATGAGAAGTTCTTTAATGGAAAAAATGGAGTCTCTTCTTAGCGTTTGGATAGAAGATCAAAACCAGCGGAGAATGCCATTAAGCCAAATGGTAATTCAGAAGAAAGCTTTGTCGTTATTCAACGACCTTAAAGAAAATTATCCACTATCAAGTGCGGAGATTTTTGAAGAGTTTGAAGCGAGCAGAGGTTGGTTTGATCCTTTCAAAAACCGTGCAAATTTGCATAACATTGCATTAAAAGGCGAAGTTGCTAGTGCAGATAATGCAGCTGCAGACAAGTTCAAACTTGAATTAAAAGCCATCATTGAAGAAGGTTATTCAGCAAAACAAGTTTTTAACGCAAAATCTTCCCCTGGATATAAAGTTAGTAAAGACAGACTTACACTTCTCTTAGGAGGAAATGCAGCGGATATGGAAGAAATTAATGATGTTCCGAGCATTTGTAAAGAACAGCAAGAAATGCTAATTTTGAAGGTATGGAAGAAGAAGACATAA